A window of Candidatus Melainabacteria bacterium RIFOXYA2_FULL_32_9 contains these coding sequences:
- a CDS encoding peptide deformylase yields MAIRKVVQYGDKVLRTPTKEVHKISSKIQKLIDDLMDTMYAQNGVGLAAPQVGESYRIFVIDTSTGDEPLNPIVFVNPKIIKKSGATLSYEGCLSFPEAYTNVKRYAEVIVRAKDEKGRPFTIEAKDGSLLARAIQHEMDHLDGILFIDHSMNRFETNQELANKGLPPVDPEYLLDEAELEELLQKCAAAKGANKE; encoded by the coding sequence ATGGCAATACGTAAAGTAGTTCAATACGGTGATAAAGTTTTAAGGACACCTACAAAAGAAGTTCATAAAATATCTTCTAAAATTCAAAAGCTAATTGATGATTTAATGGATACTATGTACGCTCAAAATGGGGTTGGCCTTGCTGCACCTCAGGTTGGGGAAAGTTATAGAATATTTGTAATTGATACTTCAACTGGTGATGAGCCTTTAAATCCCATAGTATTTGTAAATCCTAAAATTATTAAAAAATCAGGTGCTACCCTAAGTTATGAAGGGTGTCTCAGTTTTCCTGAAGCTTATACTAATGTGAAGCGCTATGCTGAAGTAATAGTTAGAGCTAAAGATGAGAAAGGTAGACCATTTACAATTGAAGCAAAAGATGGTTCACTACTTGCTAGAGCTATACAGCATGAAATGGATCACCTTGACGGAATCCTATTTATTGACCATTCAATGAATAGATTTGAAACAAATCAAGAATTAGCTAATAAAGGTTTACCACCTGTTGATCCTGAATATCTTCTTGATGAAGCAGAATTAGAAGAGCTTCTTCAGAAATGTGCGGCAGCCAAAGGGGCAAATAAGGAGTAA